From one Nothobranchius furzeri strain GRZ-AD chromosome 2, NfurGRZ-RIMD1, whole genome shotgun sequence genomic stretch:
- the LOC107376835 gene encoding cyclin-dependent kinase-like 2 isoform X1, protein MESYESLGPVGEGSYGTVLKCRHRESGRLVAIKKFMDSDEDKTVKKIALREIKLLRQLRHDNLVNLLMVWKRRRRWYLVFEFVDRTLLEDLEQNPNGLDLNTCRQYMFQILRAATFCHQQNVIHRDIKPENILISQEGVVKLCDFGFARTIASPSEVYTDYVATRWYRAPELLVGDIKYGKPVDVWALGCLLIEVLTGQPLFPGDSDLDQIYHIVKCFGNLVTHHQELFYRNPIFSGVKLPESSSTVPLQQRFPSITQNALDVAQRCLDMDPEGRAQCSELLDHLFFTQDSFHIRCGDKPQQHGGAYDREVQKFTTGHVTGSFTCQVPEHRLMSEKAKNKPHVHFPDVRGSALPDLKEGKPNKASIRNVRKETNPVSSSLVSDVQQQQGPNINTNTPQK, encoded by the exons ATGGAGAGTTACGAGTCACTGGGTCCAGTCGGGGAGGGCAGCTACGGCACTGTGCTCAAGTGTCGCCACCGGGAATCTGGTCGCCTTGTCGCCATCAAGAAATTTATGGACTCTGATGAGGATAAGACGGTGAAGAAGATCGCACTCAGGGAAATAAAGCTTCTCAGG CAACTCCGTCATGACAACCTGGTGAATCTGCTTATGGTGTGGAAGCGTCGCCGTCGCTGGTATCTGGTCTTCGAGTTTGTGGATCGAACACTTTTGGAGGATTTGGAACAAAACCCAAATGGTTTGGACCTCAACACATGCCGACAGTACATGTTCCAGATCCTGAGAGCTGCCACATTTTGCCACCAACAGAAT GTCATCCACCGTGACATCAAACCCGAGAACATCCTCATCTCTCAGGAGGGTGTGGTCAAACTGTGTGATTTTGGCTTTGCTCGAACCATTGCATCGCCATCTGAAGTCTACACCGACTACGTAGCTACTCGATGGTATAGAGCCCCCGAACTGCTGGTGGGAGACATCAAGTATGGCAA ACCTGTAGATGTTTGGGCTCTGGGTTGTCTGTTGATAGAAGTATTAACGGGACAGCCTCTGTTTCCTGGAGACTCGGACCTTGACCAAATATACCACATCGTCAAGTGCTTTG GTAACCTGGTGACTCATCATCAGGAGCTATTCTACAGAAATCCCATATTTTCTGGAGTCAAGCTGCCTGAGAGTTCAAGCACAGTCCCACTTCAGCAGCGATTCCCCTCAATCACTCAAAATGCCCTGGATGTGGCTCAG AGGTGTCTAGATATGGACCCAGAAGGACGAGCTCAGTGTTCAGAGCTTTTAGATCATCTTTTCTTCACTCAAGACTCTTTCCACATCAG GTGTGGTGATAAGCCACAGCAACATGGAGGCGCTTATGATCGAGAGGTCCAGAAGTTTACAACAGGTCATGTGACAGGGTCTTTCACCTGTCAG GTACCAGAACACAGACTGATGAGTGAAAAGGCCAAAAACAAGCCACATGTTCATTTTCCGGATGTAAGAGGTTCAGCACTGCCAGACCTCAAAGAAG GTAAACCCAACAAAGCTTCTATCAGAAACGTGAGGAAAGAGACAAACCCAGTTTCATCGAGTTTGGTGTCAGACGTCCAACAGCAACAAGGACCTAACATCAACACAAACACACcacaaaaatga
- the LOC107376835 gene encoding cyclin-dependent kinase-like 2 isoform X3, which yields MESYESLGPVGEGSYGTVLKCRHRESGRLVAIKKFMDSDEDKTQLRHDNLVNLLMVWKRRRRWYLVFEFVDRTLLEDLEQNPNGLDLNTCRQYMFQILRAATFCHQQNVIHRDIKPENILISQEGVVKLCDFGFARTIASPSEVYTDYVATRWYRAPELLVGDIKYGKPVDVWALGCLLIEVLTGQPLFPGDSDLDQIYHIVKCFGNLVTHHQELFYRNPIFSGVKLPESSSTVPLQQRFPSITQNALDVAQRCLDMDPEGRAQCSELLDHLFFTQDSFHIRCGDKPQQHGGAYDREVQKFTTGHVTGSFTCQVPEHRLMSEKAKNKPHVHFPDVRGSALPDLKEGKPNKASIRNVRKETNPVSSSLVSDVQQQQGPNINTNTPQK from the exons ATGGAGAGTTACGAGTCACTGGGTCCAGTCGGGGAGGGCAGCTACGGCACTGTGCTCAAGTGTCGCCACCGGGAATCTGGTCGCCTTGTCGCCATCAAGAAATTTATGGACTCTGATGAGGATAAGACG CAACTCCGTCATGACAACCTGGTGAATCTGCTTATGGTGTGGAAGCGTCGCCGTCGCTGGTATCTGGTCTTCGAGTTTGTGGATCGAACACTTTTGGAGGATTTGGAACAAAACCCAAATGGTTTGGACCTCAACACATGCCGACAGTACATGTTCCAGATCCTGAGAGCTGCCACATTTTGCCACCAACAGAAT GTCATCCACCGTGACATCAAACCCGAGAACATCCTCATCTCTCAGGAGGGTGTGGTCAAACTGTGTGATTTTGGCTTTGCTCGAACCATTGCATCGCCATCTGAAGTCTACACCGACTACGTAGCTACTCGATGGTATAGAGCCCCCGAACTGCTGGTGGGAGACATCAAGTATGGCAA ACCTGTAGATGTTTGGGCTCTGGGTTGTCTGTTGATAGAAGTATTAACGGGACAGCCTCTGTTTCCTGGAGACTCGGACCTTGACCAAATATACCACATCGTCAAGTGCTTTG GTAACCTGGTGACTCATCATCAGGAGCTATTCTACAGAAATCCCATATTTTCTGGAGTCAAGCTGCCTGAGAGTTCAAGCACAGTCCCACTTCAGCAGCGATTCCCCTCAATCACTCAAAATGCCCTGGATGTGGCTCAG AGGTGTCTAGATATGGACCCAGAAGGACGAGCTCAGTGTTCAGAGCTTTTAGATCATCTTTTCTTCACTCAAGACTCTTTCCACATCAG GTGTGGTGATAAGCCACAGCAACATGGAGGCGCTTATGATCGAGAGGTCCAGAAGTTTACAACAGGTCATGTGACAGGGTCTTTCACCTGTCAG GTACCAGAACACAGACTGATGAGTGAAAAGGCCAAAAACAAGCCACATGTTCATTTTCCGGATGTAAGAGGTTCAGCACTGCCAGACCTCAAAGAAG GTAAACCCAACAAAGCTTCTATCAGAAACGTGAGGAAAGAGACAAACCCAGTTTCATCGAGTTTGGTGTCAGACGTCCAACAGCAACAAGGACCTAACATCAACACAAACACACcacaaaaatga
- the LOC107376835 gene encoding cyclin-dependent kinase-like 2 isoform X4: MESYESLGPVGEGSYGTVLKCRHRESGRLVAIKKFMDSDEDKTVKKIALREIKLLRQLRHDNLVNLLMVWKRRRRWYLVFEFVDRTLLEDLEQNPNGLDLNTCRQYMFQILRAATFCHQQNVIHRDIKPENILISQEGVVKLCDFGFARTIASPSEVYTDYVATRWYRAPELLVGDIKYGKPVDVWALGCLLIEVLTGQPLFPGDSDLDQIYHIVKCFGNLVTHHQELFYRNPIFSGVKLPESSSTVPLQQRFPSITQNALDVAQRCLDMDPEGRAQCSELLDHLFFTQDSFHIRFLEQLNAKIQKEHIENSTLPKITRSPGQERSKVDEKNSRGKDKKHPEDMDEKVNKDKIEKMKGKQPSQVW; the protein is encoded by the exons ATGGAGAGTTACGAGTCACTGGGTCCAGTCGGGGAGGGCAGCTACGGCACTGTGCTCAAGTGTCGCCACCGGGAATCTGGTCGCCTTGTCGCCATCAAGAAATTTATGGACTCTGATGAGGATAAGACGGTGAAGAAGATCGCACTCAGGGAAATAAAGCTTCTCAGG CAACTCCGTCATGACAACCTGGTGAATCTGCTTATGGTGTGGAAGCGTCGCCGTCGCTGGTATCTGGTCTTCGAGTTTGTGGATCGAACACTTTTGGAGGATTTGGAACAAAACCCAAATGGTTTGGACCTCAACACATGCCGACAGTACATGTTCCAGATCCTGAGAGCTGCCACATTTTGCCACCAACAGAAT GTCATCCACCGTGACATCAAACCCGAGAACATCCTCATCTCTCAGGAGGGTGTGGTCAAACTGTGTGATTTTGGCTTTGCTCGAACCATTGCATCGCCATCTGAAGTCTACACCGACTACGTAGCTACTCGATGGTATAGAGCCCCCGAACTGCTGGTGGGAGACATCAAGTATGGCAA ACCTGTAGATGTTTGGGCTCTGGGTTGTCTGTTGATAGAAGTATTAACGGGACAGCCTCTGTTTCCTGGAGACTCGGACCTTGACCAAATATACCACATCGTCAAGTGCTTTG GTAACCTGGTGACTCATCATCAGGAGCTATTCTACAGAAATCCCATATTTTCTGGAGTCAAGCTGCCTGAGAGTTCAAGCACAGTCCCACTTCAGCAGCGATTCCCCTCAATCACTCAAAATGCCCTGGATGTGGCTCAG AGGTGTCTAGATATGGACCCAGAAGGACGAGCTCAGTGTTCAGAGCTTTTAGATCATCTTTTCTTCACTCAAGACTCTTTCCACATCAG ATTTTTGGAGCAGTTAAATGCTAAAATCCAAAAAGAGCACATAGAAAATTCTACCCTTCCAAAAATAACCAGAAGCCCAGGACAAGAGAGGAGTAAGGTGGATGAGAAAAACAGTCGAGGCAAGGACAAGAAACATCCTGAAGACATGGATGAGAAAGTAAACAAGGACAAAATAGAGAAAATGAAGGGAAAACAACCTTCACAG GTGTGGTGA
- the LOC107376835 gene encoding cyclin-dependent kinase-like 2 isoform X2, with the protein MESYESLGPVGEGSYGTVLKCRHRESGRLVAIKKFMDSDEDKTVKKIALREIKLLRQLRHDNLVNLLMVWKRRRRWYLVFEFVDRTLLEDLEQNPNGLDLNTCRQYMFQILRAATFCHQQNVIHRDIKPENILISQEGVVKLCDFGFARTIASPSEVYTDYVATRWYRAPELLVGDIKYGKPVDVWALGCLLIEVLTGQPLFPGDSDLDQIYHIVKCFGNLVTHHQELFYRNPIFSGVKLPESSSTVPLQQRFPSITQNALDVAQRCLDMDPEGRAQCSELLDHLFFTQDSFHIRFLEQLNAKIQKEHIENSTLPKITRSPGQERSKVDEKNSRGKDKKHPEDMDEKVNKDKIEKMKGKQPSQVSKHIHNNNNNNTFYLKVPFRTPKVTLHKTRNKIQ; encoded by the exons ATGGAGAGTTACGAGTCACTGGGTCCAGTCGGGGAGGGCAGCTACGGCACTGTGCTCAAGTGTCGCCACCGGGAATCTGGTCGCCTTGTCGCCATCAAGAAATTTATGGACTCTGATGAGGATAAGACGGTGAAGAAGATCGCACTCAGGGAAATAAAGCTTCTCAGG CAACTCCGTCATGACAACCTGGTGAATCTGCTTATGGTGTGGAAGCGTCGCCGTCGCTGGTATCTGGTCTTCGAGTTTGTGGATCGAACACTTTTGGAGGATTTGGAACAAAACCCAAATGGTTTGGACCTCAACACATGCCGACAGTACATGTTCCAGATCCTGAGAGCTGCCACATTTTGCCACCAACAGAAT GTCATCCACCGTGACATCAAACCCGAGAACATCCTCATCTCTCAGGAGGGTGTGGTCAAACTGTGTGATTTTGGCTTTGCTCGAACCATTGCATCGCCATCTGAAGTCTACACCGACTACGTAGCTACTCGATGGTATAGAGCCCCCGAACTGCTGGTGGGAGACATCAAGTATGGCAA ACCTGTAGATGTTTGGGCTCTGGGTTGTCTGTTGATAGAAGTATTAACGGGACAGCCTCTGTTTCCTGGAGACTCGGACCTTGACCAAATATACCACATCGTCAAGTGCTTTG GTAACCTGGTGACTCATCATCAGGAGCTATTCTACAGAAATCCCATATTTTCTGGAGTCAAGCTGCCTGAGAGTTCAAGCACAGTCCCACTTCAGCAGCGATTCCCCTCAATCACTCAAAATGCCCTGGATGTGGCTCAG AGGTGTCTAGATATGGACCCAGAAGGACGAGCTCAGTGTTCAGAGCTTTTAGATCATCTTTTCTTCACTCAAGACTCTTTCCACATCAG ATTTTTGGAGCAGTTAAATGCTAAAATCCAAAAAGAGCACATAGAAAATTCTACCCTTCCAAAAATAACCAGAAGCCCAGGACAAGAGAGGAGTAAGGTGGATGAGAAAAACAGTCGAGGCAAGGACAAGAAACATCCTGAAGACATGGATGAGAAAGTAAACAAGGACAAAATAGAGAAAATGAAGGGAAAACAACCTTCACAGGTATCTAAAcacattcataataataataataataatacattttatttaaaagtgcctttcaggacacccaaggtcactttacacaaaacacgtaataaaatacaataa